A single region of the Pieris rapae chromosome 21, ilPieRapa1.1, whole genome shotgun sequence genome encodes:
- the LOC111001778 gene encoding uncharacterized protein LOC111001778 codes for MDCGKCLKHVSDAEMIKCTSCLTVLHFFCADLSESDFKRILPMNRKKWKCSACKSKKITPTSSVSPKTSLASSLNVDTDMLTKYMDGKLADLRQQWRDDLNAAIFEVTRKLRDDIVSLENRMSTWEGQLLQVEEQVTNTTNTLEKIKSECASQANNMLQEFKRDNESLRAENMTLTAKLAQFDQLSRAANIEIQCVPEHRGENLTKIIQQVGNVIECPVNEQDIHYCSRVAKLDSKSNRPRSILAKFSSPRLRDEFIAASIKFNKANKDNKLNSSHLGIGGIAKSAVYVVEHLTPENKVLHAAARQKAKELKYSYVWVRNGRVFMRKNAESNFLHVKSVDILSRLS; via the coding sequence atGGATTGTGGCAAATGCTTAAAACATGTCTCTGATGCTGAAATGATTAAATGCACATCTTGCCTCACTGTGTTGCATTTCTTCTGCGCTGATCTATCGGAATctgattttaaaagaattcttCCGATGAATAGGAAAAAGTGGAAGTGCTCGGCCTGCAAGAGCAAGAAGATTACTCCTACTTCATCAGTGTCACCAAAAACAAGTTTAGCATCCTCATTAAACGTCGATACTGATATGCTGACTAAATATATGGATGGTAAACTCGCAGATCTGAGGCAGCAATGGCGGGACGACCTCAACGCCGCTATTTTCGAGGTGACGCGGAAACTCAGGGATGACATAGTATCTCTTGAAAATCGTATGAGTACCTGGGAGGGCCAACTTTTGCAAGTGGAAGAACAGGTGACCAACACGACCAACACGTTAGAGAAAATTAAGTCCGAATGCGCTTCACAGGCTAATAATATGTTGCAAGAGTTCAAAAGGGATAATGAATCCCTGCGAGCTGAGAACATGACGCTGACTGCGAAACTTGCCCAATTTGACCAACTTTCCCGCGCAGcaaatatagaaattcaatGTGTCCCGGAACACAGAGGTGAAAACCTAACCAAAATTATCCAGCAAGTTGGGAATGTCATCGAGTGCCCTGTCAATGAACAAGATATCCACTACTGCTCCAGAGTCGCTAAACTAGACAGCAAATCGAATCGTCCTCGCTCCATTCTAGCTAAGTTTAGTAGCCCGCGTCTACGCGACGAGTTTATCGCGGCTTCCATAAAGTTCAACAAAGCGAATAAGGACAATAAACTAAACTCTAGTCACTTGGGCATTGGTGGCATTGCGAAGTCTGCTGTCTATGTGGTGGAGCACTTAACGCCTGAAAATAAGGTATTACATGCCGCTGCTAGGCAGAAAGCAAAGGAACTAAAGTACAGCTACGTATGGGTGCGCAACGGCCGTGTTTTCATGCGAAAAAACGCAGAATCAAACTTCCTCCATGTTAAAAGCGTAGACATATTAAGTCGCTTATCATAA